The Gammaproteobacteria bacterium DNA window TCACGTTCGCGACCATTGGTATCAATCACCGCCAATTCACCAGAACGCGATACCACCACTAAATGACCCCGTTCATGTTTAACGGTCTTCATATTATGGAGTTTAACAGTACCCTCTGATTTCACTTGGACGTTGTTCACAGCGGTTGCTCTAGAAGCCGCACCACCAATATGGAACGTACGCATGGTTAACTGTGTACCAGGTTCACCAATTGACTGAGCCGCTATTACACCGACTGCTTCACCAATATTCACGAGATGTCCACGCGCTAAATCGCGTCCGTAACACAACGCACACACACCAAAACGGGTAGTACACGTAATGCTTGAACGAACATTGAGCTGTTCAATACTGTGTTCTTCTAATAGATCAACGATCGACTCATCCAACATTGTATTGGCTTCAACAACAACCTCGTTGGTCCTAGGATCAATACAATCTTCAGCGGTCACTCGACCCAACACGCGATCACGCAATGCTTCAACCACATCACCGCCTTCAATCAAGGACGTCATGGTCAATCCGTTCGTTGTTCCGCAATCAACTTCGGTCACAACAACATCTTGCGCAACGTCAACCAATCGACGAGTCAAATAACCTGAGTTAGCTGTTTTTAACGCGGTATCTGCCAAACCTTTACGAGCACCGTGAGTAGAGTTGAAGTACTGCTGTAAGTTCAATCCTTCACGGAAGTTTGCCGTAATCGGGGTTTCAATAATGGTGCCGTCTGGTTTAGCCATCAAGCCTCGCATACCTGCGAGCTGACGCATCTGAGCCGCAGAACCTCGCGCACCAGAATCAGCCATCATAAATACTGAGTTGAATGAAGGCTGTCTGACTTTCTCGCCTTTAGCATTCAGTACTTCTTCGGTAGACAACCCTTCCATCATCGCCTTCGCGACTTGTTCATTAATGTGGGACCAAATATCCACCACTTTATTGTAACGCTCACCTTGCGTCACAAGACCTGATGCATATTGATTTTCGATTTCACGTACTTCTTCTTCCGCGCTTTCAATAATTGCTGCTTTGCTTTCAGGAATAATCAAATCGTTAATACCGATTGAAACACCTGAAACCGTTGCATAACGGAAGCCGGTATACATTAATTGGTCAGCAAAAATAACGGTATCTTTTAGACCTAATTGTCGATAACAACTGTTCAGAAGACTCGACACCACTTTTTTCGTGAGCGGTCGGTTAATCATACTAAACGGAAGTCCTTCAGGAATAATATGCCATAATAATGCACGACCTACTGTAGTTTCGGTGAGCGTGGTTATACCTGATTCAGTGATTCGCACACGAACTTTTGAATGCAACTCAACTTCTCTAGCGGAATAAGCACGCTGAACTTCATCCTCATCTGCAAAAACCATACCTTCGCCTTTTGCGTTGATACGATCTCGCGTCATGTAATACAAGCCCAAAACCACGTCTTGAGTAGGAACAATAATAGGCTCGCCATTCGCAGGTGAAAGAATATTATTTGAAGACATCATCAACGCACGCGCTTCGAGCTGTGCTTCGAGGGTTAGCGGAATATGAACAGCCATTTGGTCACCGTCAAAGTCGGCGTTATACGCTGTACACACTAAAGGATGTAATTGAATCGCTTTACCTTCGATCAAAACAGGTTCGAACGCTTGAATACCAAGACGGTGCAATGTTGGCGCCCGGTTGAGTAACACAGGATGTTCACGAATCACTTCGTCAAGAATATCCCAGACTTCCGGCTCTTCTAATTCCACCATGCGCTTAGCTGCTTTGATGGTTGTCGCTAATCCGCGGTATTGTAATTTACTGAAAATAAATGGCTTGAATAATTCCAGCGCCATTTTTTTAGGCAGACCACACTGATGCAATTTCAAAGTAGGTCCTACCACAATAACCGAACGACCGGAATAATCGACTCGTTTACCCAATAAGTTTTGACGGAATCGACCATGTTTACCTTTGATCATATCAGCGAGTGATTTTAATGGACGCTTGTTTGAACCTGTAATTGCGCGACCACGACGACCATTATCCAGTAATGCATCCACCGCTTCTTGAAGCATACGTTTTTCATTGCGCACAATAATATCAGGCGCGTTGAGCTCCAACAGTCTTTTCAATCGATTATTACGATTAATCACGCGACGATATAAATCGTTCAAATCTGAAGTTGCAAAACGTCCACCATCCAACGGAACCAACGGACGTAAATCGGGTGGTAACACAGGCAATACAGTCAAAATCATCCATTCTGGTTTATTACCAGATTCATAAAACGCTTCCAGAACTTTTAATCGTTTTGTGATGCGTTTATTTCGAGTTTCAGACGTTGTTGTCGGTAATTCTTCACGAAGTGAAGTAATTTGCGCTTCAATATCAATTCCACGCAATAATTTTTGAACAGCTTCGGCACCCATTTGCGCTTCAAAATCATTTCCGTGTTCTTCTAATGCATCTAAATAGGCATCTTCAGAAAGTAATTGACCAAGTTCAAATGGTGTTAATCCAGGATCGGTTACAACAAACGCTTCAAAATAAAGTACACGTTCGATATCACGCAGCGTCATATCGAGCAATAAACCAATGCGAGATGGTAGCGATTTTAAATACCAAATATGCGCAACAGGGCATGCTAGTTCGATGTGGCCCATGCGGTCGCGACGTACTTTGGAAAGCGTAACTTCAACGCCACATTTTTCACAAATTACACCACGGTGCTTCAATCGTTTGTATTTACCACACAAACATTCGTAGTCTTTAATCGGACCAAAAATTTTGGCGCAGAATAATCCTTCGCGTTCCGGTTTAAAAGTACGATAATTAATCGTTTCCGGTTTACGAATTTCACCAAATGACCACGACCGAATTAAATCGGGTGAAGCCAAACCAATTGAGACAGAATTAAAATCCTGCGCGCCTTCGCGCCTGAGAATATTCAGCAAATCTTTCAAAGCTATTCTCCACTATCCAATTAATTAACGGTTAATCTTGCTCGAGGCTAAAATCAATACCTAACGACCGAATTTCTTTCACTAATACATTGAAAGATTCCGGCATACCTGCTTCCATACGATGATCACCATCCACGATATTTTTATACATCCGAGTTCTACCCTGAACATCGTCTGATTTCACAGTGAGCATTTCTTGCAAGGTATAAGCAGCACCGTATGCTTCAAGCGCCCAAACCTCCATCTCACCAAATCGTTGTCCACCAAACTGCGCTTTACCACCTAGAGGTTGCTGAGTCACCAAACTGTATGACCCCGTAGAACGAGCATGCATTTTGTCGTCCACTAAATGGTTCAGTTTCAGTAGGTACATATAACCCACTGTCACTGGTCGATCAAAAGCCAATCCTGTTCGTCCATCATACAATGTAGCTTGACCAGATTCTGGTAATCCCGCTAACGCTAACATCGCTTTAATTTCAGATTCTTTAGCACCCGAAAAAACTGGCGTTGCCATTGGAACACCTGCACGTAAATTTTGTGAGAGATGAACAATTTCATCATCATTCAACTCTTTTAGAGAAGATAACTGATCTTTATCACTCTCATAAATAGCAGATAAATTTTTTCGTAAATCTGGGGCCTTCGCATGTTTATCTAATAATTCACCGATCTTCAATCCCAGCCCTTTCGCAGCCCAACCTAAGTGTGTTTCCAATACTTGACCCACGTTCATACGCGAAGGAACACCCAAAGGATTTAAAACGATATCAACAGGCGTGCCATCTTTCATAAAAGGCATGTCTTCGATAGGAACAATCGTTGAAATTACACCTTTATTACCATGTCGACCTGCCATTTTATCACCAGGCTGAATGCGACGTTTTACCGCCAAATACACTTTAACAATTTTGATCACACCTGGAGCGAGATCATCACCTTGTTGCAATTTTTTACGTTCAGCATCTAACTTCTTCTCATTATCTTTATGCAATTGCTTCAATTGCTTTTCATGCGCTTCTAAATGTGCAGTAGTTTCTTCATTTTTCAATCGCACATCAAACCATTTTGAACGATCGAGCTCATCCAAATACGTTTTAGTGATTTTCGCACCGGCTTTTAATTTATTCGGACCACCCGCTGCCGTTTTACCCACTAAAAGATATTCTACACGAGAAAATATAGAGTCTTCTTGAATACGTAGCTGGTCATTTAAGTCTTTTTTGATGCGCACAAAAGCAGCTTTTTCAATTGCTAAAGCACGTTCATCTTTTTGCGTACCTTCACGAGTAAACACTTGAACATCGATCACAGTACCATTACTTCCTGGCGGTACTCGCAATGAAGTATCTTTTACATCAGATGCTTTTTCACCGAAAATTGCACGCAATAATTTTTCTTCGGGTGTTAATTGTGACTCGCCTTTTGGCGTAACTTTACCCACGAGAATATCGCCTGTTTCCACTTCGGCACCAATATACACAATACCGGAATCATCCAACTTCGATAATGCACCTTCACCAATATTAGGAATATCCGCAGAAATTTCTTCTGCTCCTAATTTTGTATCACGAGCAATACACGTTAACTCCTGAATATGCACACTAGTAAAACGATCTTCTTCCACTAATCGTTCAGAAATTAAAATAGAATCCTCAAAGTTGTATCCATTCCAAGGCATGAATGCGACTAATAAATTTTGTCCTAATGCCAATTCACCTAAATCGGTGGAAGGACCATCGGCCAACACATCGCCTCGTGAAACAACATCACCCACATTCACTAAAGGTCTTTGATTAATACAGGTGTTGTGGTTAGAACGCTGAAACTTGGTTAAATTGTAAATATCAACGCCCACATCGCTTGATGACGTTTCTGCTTCGTTGAGACGCACAACAATTCGCGATGCATCCGCTGAGTCAACAATACCGCCACGTTTTGCAACTACAGTAACACCAGAGTCGATTGCCACCATATGCTCCATACCAGTACCTACTAGAGGTTTTTCAGGACGAAGAGTGGGTACAGCTTGACGCTGCATGTTTGATCCCATCAAAGCACGGTTAGCATCATCATGCTCTAAAAACGGAATTAATGAAGCAGCAACCGAAACAATTTGCTTCGCAGAAACGTCCATATAATTAACTTGTTCTGGGGATGCAAAAGTTGATTCACCTTTGTAACGACAAGCAACTAACTCATCAATAATTTTTCCATTTTTATCGAGTGTAGTACTCGCTTGAGCAATGTAAAAATCACCTTCTTCGATCGCAGAAAGATAATCAAAATCATCGGTGACTTTACAATTAAGAACACGACGATATGGACTTTCAATAAAGCCATAGCTATTAATTCGCGCATAAACTGCTAACGAATTAATTAAACCAATATTCGGTCCTTCAGGAGTTTCAATCGGACAAACTCGACCATAATGAGTAGGATGTACGTCACGCACTTCAAATCCTGCACGATCGCGTGTTAAACCACCAGGCCCAAGGGCAGAAATACGACGTTTGTGAGTCACTTCTGACAACGGATTATTTTGATCCATAAATTGTGAAAGCTGACTGGATCCGAAAAACTCTTTAATTGCAGCAGAAACTGGTTTTGCGTTCATCAAATCTTGCGGCATAAGATTTTCTGAATCTGCCAAACTTAATCGATCTTTTACTGCGCGCTCAACACGAACTAAACCGATACGGAATTGGTTTTCAGTCATTTCACCAACGCTTCGTACGCGTCGATTTCCTAAGTGATCGATATCATCGATTTCGCCTTTACCATTACGAATCGCAACCAACACTTTAAGTGCATCAATAATATCTTCTTTCATTAATACGCCAGGGCCTTCGAAACCTTCTCGACCCACGCGTCGATTAAATTTCATTCGACCTACCGGTGAAAGATCATAACGTTCTTCAACAAAAAATAAATTTTGGAATAAATTTTCTGCAGCATCTTTTGTAGGAGGTTCGCCGGGTCTCATCATGCGATAAATTTCAACCAAAGACTCTAATTGATTACTGGTTGGATCGATGCGCAATGTATCAGACATGTAAGGACCGCAATCAAGGTCATTTGTAAATAAAACTTCGACTGTTTTAATTTTGGCTTCTTTGAATTTGTTAAATAATTCAGGAGTGATTGGATCATTTGCATTTGCAATGACTTCTCCAGTTTCTTTATCAACCAACGTTTTTGCCATTGTTTTACCGAATATATACTCAAACGGTAATTCCAATGTTTTAATGTTTGCTTCAGCAATTCGATTAACATGTCGCATTGTAATGCGACGACCTTGCTGAACGATAACTTTTCCTTTTTTGTCTTTAATATCAACGTGTGCAATTTCACCATTAATTCGCTCTGGAATTAAATCAAGAACAACAGATTCATCGTGAATGTGAAGGGTATTATTGTCAAAAAATAAACCTAAAATTTCTTCAGTAGTGTAACCCAACGCGCGTAAAATAATACTCGCTGGAAGTTTTCGACGACGGTCGATACGAATAAAAATACAATCTTTAGGATCATACTCAAAATCTAACCAAGAACCACGATAAGGAATAATACGAGCGGAATAGAGTATTTTGCCAGATGAATGGGTCTTACCTTTATCGTGTTCATAATACAAACCTGGTGATCGATGCAATTGTGACACTACAACGCGCTCGGTACCATTAATGATAAAACTTCCCGTTTCTGTCATTAAAGGCATTTCACCCATATATACTTCTTGTTCTTTAATATCTTTGACGGTGTGTTTGTTGCCTGCACTATCTTTTTCGTAAATTGTCAAACGCACTTTCACACGCAAAGGCGCTGCATACGAAAGCCCTCGAAGTTTACATTCGTGGACATTGAATCCTGATTCACCTAATTCGTAGCTCACATAATCAAGTTGAGCTTGCCCAGAATAACCAACAATTGGAAATACGGATTTGAAAGCACCGTTTAAACCAAAATTTCCGCGCTCTTCCGGAGCGATACCAGCCTGCAAAAAACGCTCATATGATTCGAGCTGAACTGTTAACAAATACGGCTCGGTCATTGCTTCCTTGCTTTTACGGAAGGTTTTTCGCATACGTTTTTTTTCGGTGTAGGATAAAGCCTGGGTGGTAGAACGTTGTCGTCCAGAAGCAGATAATGTCGGCATGCGTGATCCTCGTACTCTAAATAAACCAAAATCAATTAGGGTGCCGCGCAACATGGCGCAACACCCACTACAGTCTACTATTTATTCGGAACCTCAAGTTACACTTGCGATTCCCGAATACAGAGGAGAGAAACACAGTTCTCTCCTCTACTCAAAACACACGAAGTGTTATTACTTAACCTCAACGGTTGCGCCAGCTTCTTCAAGTTTCTTCTTGATAGTCGCCGCTTCATCTTTAGCAGCAGCTTCTTTAATGGTGGCAGGTGCGCTTTCTACTAAATCTTTAGCTTCTTTTAAGCCAAGACTTGTAAGTTCACGAACCACTTTAATCACACCAATTTTGTTAGCGCCAGCGTTAGTCATGATGACGTCAAATTCGGTTTTCTCTTCTACAGCGGCAGCAGCGCCCGCAGCAGGAGCAGCAGCAACAGCGATAGGCGCTGCAGCAGATACACCAAATTTTTCTTCCATATCTTTAACTAACTCAACAATATCCATTACGCTCATCTCAGCGACTGCGTTAAGAATATCGGCTCTTGATAATGTTGCCATTATAATGTCTCCTC harbors:
- the rpoC gene encoding DNA-directed RNA polymerase subunit beta', which encodes MKDLLNILRREGAQDFNSVSIGLASPDLIRSWSFGEIRKPETINYRTFKPEREGLFCAKIFGPIKDYECLCGKYKRLKHRGVICEKCGVEVTLSKVRRDRMGHIELACPVAHIWYLKSLPSRIGLLLDMTLRDIERVLYFEAFVVTDPGLTPFELGQLLSEDAYLDALEEHGNDFEAQMGAEAVQKLLRGIDIEAQITSLREELPTTTSETRNKRITKRLKVLEAFYESGNKPEWMILTVLPVLPPDLRPLVPLDGGRFATSDLNDLYRRVINRNNRLKRLLELNAPDIIVRNEKRMLQEAVDALLDNGRRGRAITGSNKRPLKSLADMIKGKHGRFRQNLLGKRVDYSGRSVIVVGPTLKLHQCGLPKKMALELFKPFIFSKLQYRGLATTIKAAKRMVELEEPEVWDILDEVIREHPVLLNRAPTLHRLGIQAFEPVLIEGKAIQLHPLVCTAYNADFDGDQMAVHIPLTLEAQLEARALMMSSNNILSPANGEPIIVPTQDVVLGLYYMTRDRINAKGEGMVFADEDEVQRAYSAREVELHSKVRVRITESGITTLTETTVGRALLWHIIPEGLPFSMINRPLTKKVVSSLLNSCYRQLGLKDTVIFADQLMYTGFRYATVSGVSIGINDLIIPESKAAIIESAEEEVREIENQYASGLVTQGERYNKVVDIWSHINEQVAKAMMEGLSTEEVLNAKGEKVRQPSFNSVFMMADSGARGSAAQMRQLAGMRGLMAKPDGTIIETPITANFREGLNLQQYFNSTHGARKGLADTALKTANSGYLTRRLVDVAQDVVVTEVDCGTTNGLTMTSLIEGGDVVEALRDRVLGRVTAEDCIDPRTNEVVVEANTMLDESIVDLLEEHSIEQLNVRSSITCTTRFGVCALCYGRDLARGHLVNIGEAVGVIAAQSIGEPGTQLTMRTFHIGGAASRATAVNNVQVKSEGTVKLHNMKTVKHERGHLVVVSRSGELAVIDTNGRERERYKVPYGANIIIDNESKVSSGKVVAQWDPHTHPIISEVEGRARFIDFVDGVTVTRQTDEVTGLTSIVVMSSQQRSSAGKELKPMVKLVDAKGNDLVIPGSNQPAHYFLPNGTIINIEDKAKIGVGDMIARIPQEKSKTRDITGGLPRVADLFEARRPKDAAIMAEESGVVVFGKETKEKRRLIIQGMSENPFEELIPKWRHFTVFEGESVAKGEVIADGPLDPHDILRLLGVTALANYIINEVQDVYRLQGVRINDKHIEVIIRQMLRKVKIADPGDSKLLKEEQIEKYLVQQSNDIVNEKGERPALYEPVLLGITKASLATESFLSAASFQETTRVLTEASVSGKRDPLLGLKENIVVGRIIPAGTGFAYHQRRRAGVEEEEIVIGPKTVSASEAEEQLSKALQSSARESAAEAAGDTAAE
- the rpoB gene encoding DNA-directed RNA polymerase subunit beta — protein: MPTLSASGRQRSTTQALSYTEKKRMRKTFRKSKEAMTEPYLLTVQLESYERFLQAGIAPEERGNFGLNGAFKSVFPIVGYSGQAQLDYVSYELGESGFNVHECKLRGLSYAAPLRVKVRLTIYEKDSAGNKHTVKDIKEQEVYMGEMPLMTETGSFIINGTERVVVSQLHRSPGLYYEHDKGKTHSSGKILYSARIIPYRGSWLDFEYDPKDCIFIRIDRRRKLPASIILRALGYTTEEILGLFFDNNTLHIHDESVVLDLIPERINGEIAHVDIKDKKGKVIVQQGRRITMRHVNRIAEANIKTLELPFEYIFGKTMAKTLVDKETGEVIANANDPITPELFNKFKEAKIKTVEVLFTNDLDCGPYMSDTLRIDPTSNQLESLVEIYRMMRPGEPPTKDAAENLFQNLFFVEERYDLSPVGRMKFNRRVGREGFEGPGVLMKEDIIDALKVLVAIRNGKGEIDDIDHLGNRRVRSVGEMTENQFRIGLVRVERAVKDRLSLADSENLMPQDLMNAKPVSAAIKEFFGSSQLSQFMDQNNPLSEVTHKRRISALGPGGLTRDRAGFEVRDVHPTHYGRVCPIETPEGPNIGLINSLAVYARINSYGFIESPYRRVLNCKVTDDFDYLSAIEEGDFYIAQASTTLDKNGKIIDELVACRYKGESTFASPEQVNYMDVSAKQIVSVAASLIPFLEHDDANRALMGSNMQRQAVPTLRPEKPLVGTGMEHMVAIDSGVTVVAKRGGIVDSADASRIVVRLNEAETSSSDVGVDIYNLTKFQRSNHNTCINQRPLVNVGDVVSRGDVLADGPSTDLGELALGQNLLVAFMPWNGYNFEDSILISERLVEEDRFTSVHIQELTCIARDTKLGAEEISADIPNIGEGALSKLDDSGIVYIGAEVETGDILVGKVTPKGESQLTPEEKLLRAIFGEKASDVKDTSLRVPPGSNGTVIDVQVFTREGTQKDERALAIEKAAFVRIKKDLNDQLRIQEDSIFSRVEYLLVGKTAAGGPNKLKAGAKITKTYLDELDRSKWFDVRLKNEETTAHLEAHEKQLKQLHKDNEKKLDAERKKLQQGDDLAPGVIKIVKVYLAVKRRIQPGDKMAGRHGNKGVISTIVPIEDMPFMKDGTPVDIVLNPLGVPSRMNVGQVLETHLGWAAKGLGLKIGELLDKHAKAPDLRKNLSAIYESDKDQLSSLKELNDDEIVHLSQNLRAGVPMATPVFSGAKESEIKAMLALAGLPESGQATLYDGRTGLAFDRPVTVGYMYLLKLNHLVDDKMHARSTGSYSLVTQQPLGGKAQFGGQRFGEMEVWALEAYGAAYTLQEMLTVKSDDVQGRTRMYKNIVDGDHRMEAGMPESFNVLVKEIRSLGIDFSLEQD
- the rplL gene encoding 50S ribosomal protein L7/L12, which translates into the protein MATLSRADILNAVAEMSVMDIVELVKDMEEKFGVSAAAPIAVAAAPAAGAAAAVEEKTEFDVIMTNAGANKIGVIKVVRELTSLGLKEAKDLVESAPATIKEAAAKDEAATIKKKLEEAGATVEVK